The following coding sequences are from one Collimonas arenae window:
- a CDS encoding FkbM family methyltransferase, whose amino-acid sequence MNSSPVYFHSILLTAHHKEVQENHRAYCSTYGYRHLTHVIASPDNGCRTLLLYKYSLVRKILSSAPADAILVFSDESAAVYAPLSIPDVIGNAEYWFAQCAFHHRPDGSFFILRAGAQALRMVDDILDRMRNISDRMANRWMHAELEGISAHPHDQLIGERHRAILLFTPFGHHLPELSAFVLSFNPTVHENTYDARLVAIFIGYLNQVRARNGKLFDDIDSIQTTQSAYEVINPGKSVALITSYTPNIRRYAAISEANITAYCLHHGYSHHIYRDLPTDMREAVAGNWVKAALLLNHFDEHEQVVWVDADILIHDLTRPLESIVQGNPVTFARDISGHAFNSGFMAFSNTPMCRAYLERVQSLIEAVLDKSGVYASGGDQRFFIEAWQEAGGAAVMPLSDCVSFNSHPALYDADTFMLHYMGYPDRFRVIVMRSDVQRIEQKTATARISREQSVFIPTEGRHGKFFVNRHDTHVGRSLEMYGEWSEPKIALFGQIVGAGDTVIEAGANLGSHTVWLSRKVTGAGAVIAFEPERHVFHLLCTNLVINACTNVTTLQKAVGAEVGEVAFPLLDPHQERNFGSASLKWHWTDKTERVHCTTLDALCLERLDFIKVDVEGCELELLDGATNAIARHRPVVYVEIGSREIRNAVVDKFNQLDYSCWYYITPLFTQDNWRGLEQDVLNGYAVDMVCVPNERFEVAGMLRAAVDDDIVKYLDGQIQWATLDWRLARITRRKLAAE is encoded by the coding sequence GTGAATTCAAGCCCTGTCTATTTTCATTCCATCCTGCTCACCGCCCATCACAAGGAAGTACAGGAAAACCATCGCGCCTACTGTTCGACGTATGGCTACAGACATCTCACACATGTAATTGCCAGTCCAGATAACGGTTGTCGCACCCTTTTGCTTTACAAGTACAGTTTGGTTCGCAAGATTCTGTCTTCGGCGCCAGCAGATGCCATCCTGGTTTTTTCAGACGAGTCGGCAGCGGTTTACGCACCGTTGTCGATTCCGGATGTGATTGGCAACGCGGAGTATTGGTTCGCACAGTGCGCATTTCATCATCGCCCTGACGGCAGTTTTTTTATTTTGAGGGCGGGCGCGCAGGCATTGCGCATGGTTGACGATATTTTGGATCGAATGCGCAACATCTCCGACAGAATGGCCAATCGATGGATGCATGCGGAGCTGGAGGGGATATCTGCACATCCGCACGATCAGCTTATTGGGGAACGTCATCGCGCCATTTTACTTTTCACGCCATTCGGCCATCACTTGCCCGAGCTGTCCGCATTCGTACTGTCATTCAACCCGACTGTCCATGAAAACACATACGACGCCAGACTCGTTGCGATTTTCATCGGTTATCTCAACCAGGTTCGAGCGCGAAATGGCAAGCTGTTTGACGATATTGATTCGATCCAAACGACGCAATCGGCATATGAGGTTATCAACCCGGGCAAGTCAGTTGCATTGATAACCAGTTACACGCCGAACATACGGCGCTACGCCGCCATTTCCGAAGCTAACATTACGGCGTATTGTTTGCACCACGGATACTCGCATCACATCTATCGGGATTTGCCGACAGATATGCGCGAAGCCGTCGCCGGCAACTGGGTCAAAGCTGCCCTGTTACTGAACCACTTCGACGAACATGAGCAGGTTGTGTGGGTTGATGCCGACATTTTGATACACGACCTGACACGCCCGCTCGAATCAATCGTACAGGGTAATCCCGTCACGTTTGCACGCGACATTTCAGGCCATGCTTTTAATAGCGGTTTCATGGCATTTTCCAACACGCCTATGTGTCGTGCGTACCTGGAGCGGGTTCAATCCCTGATTGAAGCCGTGCTGGACAAAAGTGGGGTCTATGCTTCCGGCGGCGATCAGCGGTTTTTCATTGAGGCATGGCAAGAAGCGGGCGGGGCCGCCGTGATGCCGCTTTCCGATTGCGTATCGTTCAACTCGCATCCGGCTCTCTACGATGCGGACACTTTCATGCTGCATTACATGGGCTACCCCGATCGCTTCCGTGTGATCGTGATGCGCAGCGACGTCCAGCGGATTGAGCAGAAAACGGCTACCGCGCGCATATCCCGCGAGCAATCCGTTTTCATTCCGACAGAAGGGCGGCACGGGAAATTCTTCGTCAACCGTCACGATACCCATGTAGGGCGCAGTCTGGAGATGTATGGCGAATGGTCCGAGCCAAAGATTGCATTGTTCGGACAGATTGTTGGTGCCGGAGATACCGTGATCGAAGCTGGAGCCAATCTTGGTTCGCATACGGTTTGGTTATCCAGAAAGGTTACCGGTGCGGGAGCCGTAATAGCTTTCGAACCGGAACGCCATGTCTTTCATCTGCTCTGTACCAATCTGGTAATTAACGCATGCACCAACGTGACGACGTTGCAAAAAGCTGTGGGAGCCGAGGTAGGAGAGGTGGCGTTTCCGCTGCTGGATCCTCATCAGGAACGGAATTTTGGCAGCGCTTCATTGAAGTGGCATTGGACAGACAAGACGGAACGGGTGCACTGCACAACATTGGATGCCTTATGCCTCGAACGACTCGATTTCATTAAGGTTGACGTCGAAGGCTGTGAGCTGGAGTTGCTTGATGGCGCAACCAACGCAATCGCACGCCATCGTCCTGTTGTGTATGTTGAAATCGGCAGCCGTGAGATCCGCAATGCAGTCGTTGATAAATTCAATCAATTGGATTATTCCTGTTGGTATTACATCACGCCGCTGTTCACTCAAGACAATTGGCGCGGTCTGGAGCAGGACGTCTTGAATGGATATGCGGTGGATATGGTCTGTGTTCCGAATGAGCGCTTTGAAGTGGCCGGCATGTTAAGAGCGGCCGTCGACGACGATATAGTGAAGTATCTGGATGGGCAGATTCAATGGGCGACGCTGGATTGGCGCCTGGCGCGTATTACGCGACGTAAATTGGCCGCAGAGTAG
- a CDS encoding DUF2827 domain-containing protein, whose protein sequence is MNSLSRSLRIGITIGLHQENESLWNNGIKQNAVYLAETLKQCPSVKSVHLVNTTAIAITSALPWDQARWPTVTFDQAKDNLDILIELGGQIDSHQTAYLKEQGCRLISYCCGFEYVHVMQSVLFGRPLWGYNLFVNQRYDAIWMVPQVANISQSYFETLRRRPAQVAPFVWDPIFVNQRSQDLEHHGEYRPRSGPKRLAVMEQNHDIVKFCLYPIFIAEEAYRQRPQDIALLQVTNTERLARDSKEFIAVMNQMDIVREHKAVFLGYHDTPNFLSKMTDVVISHQIENALNYFYFDVCWQGYPLVHNAHMCRDLGYFYENNNVLDGSRKLIDVLTSHDGIWQEYLTRQRQILGRYSPTNPQVTAEYERLLHAVLQQAVV, encoded by the coding sequence ATGAATTCTTTATCTCGTAGTCTACGCATCGGCATCACCATTGGGCTACATCAGGAAAATGAATCCCTGTGGAATAATGGCATCAAGCAGAACGCCGTCTATCTGGCCGAGACGTTGAAGCAATGTCCGAGTGTGAAATCTGTCCATTTAGTCAATACCACTGCCATCGCGATCACCTCGGCGCTGCCTTGGGATCAAGCCCGGTGGCCAACGGTAACGTTTGACCAGGCCAAGGATAACCTGGATATATTGATCGAACTCGGTGGCCAGATTGACTCGCATCAGACCGCATATTTAAAGGAGCAGGGATGCCGACTTATATCCTACTGCTGCGGATTTGAGTACGTCCATGTGATGCAATCGGTTTTGTTTGGCCGGCCGTTATGGGGATATAACCTGTTCGTCAATCAACGCTACGACGCCATCTGGATGGTGCCGCAGGTCGCCAACATCAGTCAGTCATATTTTGAAACCTTGCGCCGCCGTCCTGCACAGGTGGCGCCGTTTGTCTGGGACCCGATCTTCGTCAATCAGCGTAGCCAGGACCTTGAGCATCACGGCGAATATCGTCCACGATCCGGGCCCAAGCGCCTTGCCGTGATGGAGCAGAATCACGATATTGTGAAATTCTGCCTGTATCCGATCTTTATTGCTGAAGAGGCTTATCGACAGCGACCACAAGACATCGCTCTCCTGCAGGTAACAAACACAGAGCGGTTGGCGCGCGATAGCAAGGAATTCATTGCAGTGATGAATCAGATGGATATCGTGCGTGAGCACAAGGCGGTTTTTCTCGGCTACCACGACACCCCAAATTTTCTGAGCAAGATGACCGATGTGGTGATTTCCCACCAAATCGAAAACGCCCTGAATTATTTTTATTTCGATGTGTGCTGGCAGGGATATCCGCTGGTGCATAACGCACATATGTGCCGTGATCTCGGGTATTTTTATGAAAATAACAATGTGCTGGACGGCAGCCGCAAATTGATCGATGTACTGACAAGCCATGACGGCATTTGGCAAGAATATCTGACTCGTCAGCGCCAGATTCTCGGCCGGTATTCACCGACCAATCCCCAAGTGACGGCAGAGTATGAACGCTTGTTGCATGCGGTGTTGCAACAAGCCGTCGTATGA
- a CDS encoding GFA family protein translates to MKLKGSCHCGAVHFSLESSTPYPYQRCYCSICRKTQGGGGYAVNIGGDARTLKATGWDDISIYHAKLKRKGELRTHTSTAQRHFCRRCGSALWLYSPEWPELVHPFASAIDTPLPVPPEHTHLLLAYKAPWVEVKASPKDKQFTQFPQESLHDWHQRLGLLDTD, encoded by the coding sequence ATGAAACTCAAGGGATCCTGCCATTGCGGCGCAGTTCACTTCAGCCTGGAAAGCAGTACGCCCTATCCTTATCAACGCTGCTATTGCTCGATTTGCCGCAAGACTCAGGGCGGCGGCGGATACGCCGTCAATATCGGCGGCGACGCCAGGACATTAAAGGCTACCGGGTGGGACGACATCAGCATCTACCACGCCAAACTCAAACGCAAGGGAGAGCTGCGCACTCATACGAGTACGGCGCAACGACATTTTTGCCGACGCTGTGGCAGTGCGTTGTGGCTGTATAGCCCGGAATGGCCGGAACTGGTCCATCCCTTTGCCTCAGCGATCGATACGCCGCTGCCCGTCCCGCCTGAGCATACCCACCTCTTGCTGGCCTACAAAGCACCGTGGGTAGAGGTCAAGGCAAGTCCAAAAGACAAGCAGTTTACCCAGTTCCCACAAGAATCCCTGCATGATTGGCATCAGCGGCTTGGCCTGCTCGACACGGACTGA
- the scpB gene encoding methylmalonyl-CoA decarboxylase — MSHLENETVVTVTAHIIDQRVGQIVFSNPPRRNALSVDLLHALDACLADLAAQRIPVVLLGGKVGQEVWSAGHDLGELAHDRDPVAYGKPLEKVLRSVRAYPGVVIAMVSGSVWGGAVDLAMSCDLVVADRSARFAMTPANIGLPYTTSGLLRFFNNLPIHLLKEMFFCAKPLDAERAAHFGVINCLVEQDLLQSTALDMALGIAAKAPLAVRAVKEQLRILEDMQPLPVQALEQIAELRRQACASEDFSEGLAAFAERRQPVFRGV; from the coding sequence ATGAGCCATCTGGAAAACGAAACAGTGGTTACTGTCACCGCCCACATCATCGACCAACGCGTTGGCCAGATCGTGTTCAGCAATCCGCCTCGACGTAACGCGCTGAGCGTCGATTTATTGCACGCGCTGGACGCATGTCTTGCCGACCTGGCGGCGCAACGTATTCCGGTTGTTCTCCTTGGCGGTAAAGTGGGGCAGGAAGTATGGAGCGCCGGCCATGATCTCGGCGAACTGGCGCATGACCGTGATCCTGTGGCCTATGGCAAGCCGCTGGAAAAGGTATTGCGTAGCGTGCGTGCCTATCCAGGCGTGGTCATCGCCATGGTGTCGGGATCGGTATGGGGCGGCGCGGTTGACCTGGCGATGAGCTGCGATCTGGTGGTAGCTGACCGCAGTGCACGCTTCGCCATGACGCCCGCCAATATTGGGCTGCCATACACCACCAGCGGACTATTGCGTTTCTTTAACAATCTGCCGATCCACCTGCTCAAGGAAATGTTTTTCTGCGCCAAGCCGTTGGACGCTGAACGTGCCGCGCATTTCGGTGTAATAAACTGCCTGGTCGAGCAGGACTTGCTGCAATCGACGGCGCTCGATATGGCCCTTGGCATCGCGGCCAAAGCGCCGCTGGCGGTGCGAGCGGTAAAGGAGCAATTGCGCATTCTCGAAGACATGCAACCGCTGCCGGTACAGGCATTGGAGCAAATTGCCGAACTGCGCCGGCAGGCCTGCGCCAGCGAGGATTTCAGCGAGGGACTTGCCGCTTTCGCCGAGCGCCGACAACCTGTGTTTCGAGGCGTTTAA
- a CDS encoding NADPH-dependent F420 reductase: MNIAIIGSGAIGSTIARKLARNGIPAVIANSRGPQSLQALTDELGPNIKAVSVKEAAEADLVIIAVNWDRIPVALKDLGPWNGRILVDTNNAVEVPSFKAVNLGGRASSEAVAELAPGARVVKAFNHLPAAVLDADPQANGGRRVLFLSGQDADAKKTVSDLIARLGFAPIDLGGVNEGRAVQFPEGPLAIQDLVKFN; encoded by the coding sequence ATGAACATCGCAATTATTGGCTCTGGCGCCATCGGCTCCACCATCGCCCGCAAACTTGCCCGCAACGGCATCCCAGCCGTCATAGCCAACAGCCGCGGCCCGCAATCATTGCAAGCCTTGACTGACGAGCTTGGTCCGAACATCAAAGCCGTCAGCGTGAAGGAAGCGGCCGAAGCGGACCTGGTGATCATTGCCGTGAACTGGGACCGCATTCCAGTGGCGCTGAAAGACCTGGGCCCCTGGAACGGTCGCATCCTGGTCGACACCAACAATGCGGTTGAAGTGCCGTCGTTCAAGGCCGTCAACCTGGGCGGACGGGCATCAAGCGAAGCAGTTGCAGAGCTAGCCCCGGGCGCTCGCGTCGTCAAAGCCTTCAATCATCTCCCTGCGGCCGTACTGGATGCAGATCCGCAAGCCAATGGCGGCCGTCGCGTGTTGTTCCTGTCGGGACAAGATGCCGATGCGAAGAAGACGGTCAGCGATCTGATCGCACGCCTTGGTTTCGCCCCGATCGACCTGGGTGGAGTCAACGAAGGCCGTGCGGTACAGTTCCCCGAGGGCCCGTTGGCAATACAGGATCTGGTGAAATTCAACTAA
- a CDS encoding acid phosphatase — protein sequence MQLQQSFLHRPLVLAIGATLALAACGGGSDQLSTPQSTSSAIVIPPAPADPGFVDTAPAAASVPAFVDNVASNQRGDARYATLETNAGVRLLAGFKAIWQPLTDIVDAGVTAPAVGNFPAIVPSTWTGIPNDGTPGGTVLNAAVHSANIQYVVTATSNRTSAQATAAYLDDRRGKGYSVTDGMGPLTTAWRQVAQQTTSITTVPADATTVLYNDSGNNTGVGGNANPAFGGVVDFINTMGNNGSTEPAKRFYKYARPFRWSSSVAVVPALVPAESSTPATDGGFTSGHSAEATRDAVAMAYAVPERFQEIISRGLELGENRILAGMHSPLDVMSGRVLGQAVVAANLIDPANATAKATAVTQAHTALMAQTNTTPDTFNAFAHSVSATTDRFADYATNKANYLRRLTYGFTQIATTTTPAIVPKGAEVLLETRLPYLSDDQRRVVLKTTSIASGYPVLDDPEGWGRLNLFAAADGYAAFNGNVVVSMDASKGGFYAADNWRNDISGAGKLTKQGSGLLKLSGNNTWSGGTQLEAGTLEGDSVSAFGAGDVYVAGGTLASNASGALSILGKYTQLPSSTLELNIGSGQQGTVAVVGNITIAGGTLHIKFQGGYKPAVGETIHVITAANFKGKFDTISVDGFTAVPLYSNTGLLLRITA from the coding sequence ATGCAACTACAACAATCCTTTCTACACCGCCCGCTGGTGCTCGCCATCGGCGCAACGTTAGCATTAGCAGCTTGCGGTGGCGGATCAGATCAATTAAGTACTCCGCAATCTACGTCATCGGCGATAGTCATTCCGCCAGCGCCGGCAGATCCTGGCTTTGTCGATACCGCGCCAGCTGCTGCATCAGTACCTGCTTTTGTCGATAATGTCGCGAGCAACCAGCGTGGAGACGCGCGTTATGCAACCCTGGAAACGAATGCCGGGGTACGTCTTTTGGCAGGCTTCAAGGCAATCTGGCAGCCACTCACCGATATTGTTGACGCCGGTGTTACTGCTCCCGCGGTTGGCAATTTCCCTGCGATTGTGCCGTCAACCTGGACCGGCATTCCGAACGATGGCACCCCTGGCGGCACGGTACTCAATGCAGCCGTGCACAGCGCGAACATCCAGTATGTAGTTACAGCGACGTCTAATCGCACTTCAGCTCAGGCAACGGCCGCTTATTTGGACGATCGACGTGGCAAGGGATATAGCGTCACCGATGGCATGGGACCACTGACGACGGCATGGCGCCAAGTAGCGCAACAGACCACAAGCATTACGACGGTCCCTGCCGACGCGACTACTGTTTTGTACAATGACAGCGGGAATAATACCGGTGTCGGCGGCAACGCCAATCCGGCATTTGGTGGAGTTGTGGATTTTATCAACACCATGGGAAACAATGGATCAACAGAACCCGCCAAACGCTTCTATAAATATGCTCGGCCATTTCGTTGGAGTAGCAGTGTAGCCGTCGTACCTGCTCTTGTTCCAGCAGAGAGCTCTACACCTGCAACCGATGGCGGTTTTACCAGCGGTCATTCGGCGGAGGCTACCCGCGACGCAGTGGCGATGGCCTATGCTGTTCCCGAGCGATTTCAAGAGATTATCAGCCGTGGCTTGGAGCTAGGAGAAAACCGGATCTTGGCCGGTATGCACTCGCCGCTGGACGTGATGAGCGGACGCGTACTTGGTCAAGCCGTGGTTGCCGCCAACCTGATCGACCCAGCCAACGCGACAGCAAAAGCTACCGCGGTGACGCAGGCTCACACGGCGCTTATGGCGCAAACCAATACAACACCCGATACCTTTAATGCTTTTGCCCACTCTGTTAGCGCTACCACAGATCGGTTTGCTGACTATGCAACCAACAAGGCAAATTATTTGCGCCGCCTGACCTACGGCTTTACGCAAATAGCCACAACTACAACGCCTGCGATCGTACCCAAAGGTGCAGAAGTGTTATTAGAGACGCGATTGCCTTACCTCAGCGATGATCAGCGTCGCGTGGTGCTGAAAACGACGTCCATTGCCTCTGGATATCCGGTGTTGGACGACCCGGAAGGCTGGGGACGCCTCAATCTTTTTGCCGCAGCTGACGGATATGCCGCCTTCAATGGAAATGTTGTGGTGTCGATGGATGCAAGCAAGGGAGGCTTTTACGCAGCTGATAATTGGCGTAACGACATATCAGGTGCAGGCAAGTTAACGAAGCAAGGAAGCGGGCTTCTCAAGTTAAGTGGGAATAACACCTGGAGCGGTGGCACGCAGCTGGAGGCAGGGACATTGGAGGGAGATTCCGTGTCAGCCTTTGGCGCGGGCGATGTGTACGTTGCCGGCGGGACGCTGGCAAGCAATGCATCTGGTGCACTGAGCATTCTCGGGAAATATACGCAACTGCCAAGCAGCACATTGGAACTGAATATAGGGAGCGGTCAGCAAGGAACAGTTGCTGTCGTAGGGAATATAACCATTGCCGGCGGCACTCTTCACATCAAATTCCAAGGTGGGTATAAACCGGCCGTTGGAGAAACGATCCACGTCATCACCGCCGCAAATTTTAAAGGGAAATTCGATACGATTTCTGTAGACGGCTTCACTGCGGTCCCGCTATACAGCAATACTGGGTTGTTATTGCGTATTACTGCTTGA
- a CDS encoding LysR family transcriptional regulator, with translation METLANLESFVRSAEIGSFSAAARRLALTPAAISRNVAQLERNLGVRLFQRTTRGLTLTEAGERFLQTVQGGLDSIQSAIADITVNAGQPAGVLKLSAPPGFGMDYLLPLMPGFLERYPAVMPDWHFDNRPLDLIAGGFDAAIGGGFELPPGVVARELGRLHLIAVASPAFMRGKRRPENPAELAELPGIVMRSALSGRARTYVMRNSAGAEMAVAQKAVMTVSGPDAIFPATLLGLGVGLVAVPHALPHLESGALERLLPDWHSDIGPISLYFASQKLLPAKTRAFVDFVTEAFRAQNLAWILSIKNQARRAGVENGSLPL, from the coding sequence ATGGAAACCCTCGCCAATCTGGAATCTTTCGTGCGTAGCGCCGAGATCGGCAGCTTTTCGGCGGCGGCGCGTAGGCTGGCATTGACGCCCGCAGCGATCAGCCGCAACGTGGCGCAGTTGGAGCGCAACCTCGGCGTCCGCCTGTTTCAGCGCACTACGCGCGGCCTGACTTTGACTGAGGCGGGCGAGCGTTTCCTGCAAACAGTGCAAGGCGGTCTCGACAGCATCCAGAGTGCGATTGCCGATATCACGGTCAATGCCGGGCAGCCGGCGGGAGTATTGAAGCTGAGCGCGCCGCCAGGTTTTGGAATGGATTACCTGTTGCCGCTAATGCCGGGCTTTCTGGAGCGCTACCCTGCAGTGATGCCGGATTGGCACTTCGATAACCGTCCATTGGACCTGATCGCCGGCGGTTTCGATGCCGCCATCGGCGGTGGCTTCGAACTGCCGCCAGGCGTGGTGGCGCGTGAACTGGGAAGATTGCATTTGATTGCCGTGGCATCGCCAGCGTTTATGCGAGGAAAACGACGCCCCGAGAATCCGGCCGAACTGGCAGAGCTTCCCGGCATCGTGATGCGTTCGGCGCTGAGCGGCCGGGCGCGCACCTATGTCATGCGCAACAGCGCAGGTGCTGAAATGGCGGTGGCGCAGAAAGCCGTCATGACAGTCAGCGGCCCGGACGCAATCTTTCCCGCCACATTATTGGGGCTGGGTGTTGGCTTGGTTGCCGTGCCACATGCGCTGCCGCATCTGGAAAGCGGGGCGCTGGAGCGGCTGCTTCCAGATTGGCATAGCGACATCGGGCCGATTTCACTGTACTTCGCCAGCCAGAAACTGCTGCCCGCAAAGACACGGGCTTTTGTCGATTTCGTCACTGAGGCGTTCCGCGCGCAAAACCTGGCCTGGATCCTGTCAATCAAAAACCAAGCGAGGCGAGCGGGCGTTGAGAATGGCTCTCTGCCATTATAG
- a CDS encoding cation:proton antiporter, with translation MLGGILAPTDPVLASDVQIKNVDDRDLIRTSLTGEGGINDGTAFPFVMLSLALLGVPAAATYSDAYAILHVAWGVIAGLVGGWMMGWLLGPVVVGLRPPASIRRHWPRASAPWC, from the coding sequence TTGTTGGGCGGCATTCTGGCGCCGACCGACCCTGTGCTGGCGTCCGACGTACAAATAAAGAATGTCGACGACCGCGATCTCATCCGCACCAGCCTGACTGGCGAAGGCGGTATCAATGACGGGACCGCCTTTCCGTTTGTCATGCTGAGCCTGGCCTTGCTCGGTGTCCCCGCAGCAGCAACCTACAGCGATGCATATGCCATATTGCACGTGGCATGGGGCGTCATTGCCGGGCTCGTTGGCGGCTGGATGATGGGCTGGCTGCTGGGGCCCGTGGTGGTAGGCTTGCGCCCGCCGGCTTCCATTCGTCGGCACTGGCCCCGCGCATCAGCTCCATGGTGCTGA
- a CDS encoding LysR family transcriptional regulator: MNMNFDLGDLRAFVAVAELGSFRAAADSIHLSQPALSRRVEKLEIALGVRLFERTTRSVSLTAVGKDFSRKARTLLDDLENSLLSMHEVAASQVGEVVIACVPSAVYYFLPNVLRAYREQYPKIRVRIIDDSANAVLESVARGEADFGINIIGTQEPAIDFQVILKESFVAACRRDHPLAKKRKVTWAELGQHDFMTVDKSSGNRLLMDLALANTDVRLSWCYEARHVSTLLGMVETGLGVAVVPRLSMPQGEHATLTSVQLVEPSVDRTVGLIRRRGHELPPSARQLYQMIEKTSPRRSRQ, from the coding sequence ATGAACATGAATTTTGATTTAGGCGATTTGCGCGCCTTTGTCGCTGTAGCCGAACTAGGCAGCTTTCGCGCGGCGGCAGATTCGATACACCTGTCGCAGCCGGCACTCAGTCGACGTGTGGAAAAACTTGAAATTGCCCTGGGGGTAAGGCTGTTTGAACGGACGACACGCAGTGTCAGCTTGACCGCAGTAGGTAAAGATTTTTCCCGCAAGGCACGCACATTGCTCGACGACCTTGAAAATTCTTTGCTTAGCATGCATGAAGTGGCCGCATCGCAAGTTGGTGAAGTCGTTATTGCCTGCGTTCCGTCGGCGGTCTATTATTTTTTGCCGAATGTGCTACGGGCTTACCGTGAGCAATACCCGAAAATTCGCGTGCGTATCATCGACGACAGTGCCAACGCGGTGTTGGAAAGCGTAGCGCGCGGCGAGGCGGATTTCGGCATAAATATTATCGGCACACAGGAGCCTGCGATCGATTTCCAGGTGATTTTGAAAGAGTCTTTCGTTGCGGCTTGCCGACGCGATCATCCGCTCGCAAAAAAACGTAAAGTGACTTGGGCGGAACTCGGACAACATGACTTTATGACAGTAGACAAGAGTAGTGGCAATCGATTGTTGATGGATCTGGCGCTGGCAAATACAGATGTAAGACTGAGTTGGTGCTATGAGGCCAGGCATGTATCGACCTTGTTGGGCATGGTGGAAACCGGACTTGGTGTTGCGGTCGTGCCTCGGCTATCCATGCCGCAAGGCGAGCATGCCACACTCACATCGGTGCAGTTAGTGGAGCCGAGCGTAGATCGGACAGTTGGGCTGATTCGCCGACGCGGGCATGAGCTACCGCCTTCGGCACGCCAGTTGTACCAGATGATCGAAAAAACCTCGCCGCGACGATCGCGACAATAG
- a CDS encoding AMP-binding protein has translation MLPNTPAMVEAHFGVPMAGAVLNALNIRLDLPSIAFMLRHGEAKVLLADSEFADSARQLAQQIPGLCVIAVNDILGPDDPAFGNTDYESLLASGDANFQWRLPDDEWDAIALNYTSGTTGDPKGVVYHHRGATLNALSNILEWDLPKHAVYLWTLPMFHCNGWCFRGPSLRAPASMSVCANSIQNWCLT, from the coding sequence ATGCTGCCGAATACGCCGGCAATGGTGGAGGCGCATTTCGGCGTGCCGATGGCTGGCGCTGTGCTGAACGCATTGAATATCCGGCTTGACCTGCCTTCTATCGCATTCATGTTACGCCATGGAGAAGCCAAAGTGCTGCTGGCAGACAGCGAGTTTGCCGACTCCGCGCGCCAGCTGGCACAACAAATTCCCGGCCTTTGCGTGATAGCGGTGAATGACATTCTCGGCCCGGACGATCCAGCCTTTGGCAATACCGACTATGAAAGCCTGCTCGCCAGCGGCGATGCAAATTTCCAATGGCGGTTACCTGACGATGAGTGGGACGCCATTGCGCTGAACTATACATCCGGCACCACCGGCGATCCCAAGGGCGTGGTGTACCACCATCGCGGCGCAACCCTGAATGCGCTTTCCAACATCCTGGAGTGGGATTTACCCAAGCATGCCGTCTATCTATGGACGCTGCCGATGTTCCATTGCAACGGCTGGTGCTTCCGTGGACCATCGCTGCGCGCGCCGGCATCAATGTCTGTTTGCGCAAATTCGATCCAAAACTGGTGTTTGACCTGA